DNA sequence from the Chryseobacterium turcicum genome:
ATAACGACAAGTTCAACGTTTCTTTTCAATTGCAGATATTTATCTTACTAATGATCAAATGTGATCGCCATATCAATTAGTATTTATATTGACCAAGGATGGCGATTTCACAATTGATTCTTATGCAAAGAAACTAATTGAAAATGAACTGTATATGAATGCAATATTATTTTTTATAAAGACTCTAGAAGTTCATCTGTAATTTCCATGTTATGATAAACGTTTTGTACGTCATCATCCTCTTCGAAACGGTCTAGCATTTTCATATTTGCTTTAAACTGATCTAAAGTAACCTCTTTCGTATTATTTGGAATTCTTTGTAATTCTGAGCTCTTAGCTTCAATTTTAAGCTCATCTAATTTGTGAGATAACGATCCAAAATCTTCAAAAGCTGTAGTAATCATTACTTCTTCGTCATCTTTTTCTACATCTTCTGCACCACCGTCAATCATTTCCATTTCAAATTCATCCCAATCCATTTTAACTTGAGCTAAATCGATTGTGAAAATTCCTTTTCTGTCGAAGATAAATGCCAATTCACCATTCTTGCCAAGATTACCGTCAAACTTATTGAAAATAGCTCTTACATTAGCAACGGTTCTTGTTGTATTGTTAGTCGTACATTCCACAAAGAATGCTACACCACCTTGCCCATAGCCTTCATAAGTGATTTCTTCGTAGTTTTCAGCGTCTGCACCACTTGCTTTTTTAATGGCTCTTTCAACATTATCTTTAGGCATATTAGCCCCTTTTGCATTTAGAATACATCTTCTCAATGCCGGATTGGCTTCTGGATCCGTACCTCCTGCTTTTACTGCTAAGGCGATATCTTTTCCTATTTTAGAAAAAGTCTTGGCCATTTTATCCCAACGTGCCATTTTTGAGGCTTTTCTATATTCAAATGCTCTTCCCATTTTATAATTTAAATTTTGACAAAATTACTCAAAATCAACAACAAAAAAA
Encoded proteins:
- a CDS encoding YebC/PmpR family DNA-binding transcriptional regulator — translated: MGRAFEYRKASKMARWDKMAKTFSKIGKDIALAVKAGGTDPEANPALRRCILNAKGANMPKDNVERAIKKASGADAENYEEITYEGYGQGGVAFFVECTTNNTTRTVANVRAIFNKFDGNLGKNGELAFIFDRKGIFTIDLAQVKMDWDEFEMEMIDGGAEDVEKDDEEVMITTAFEDFGSLSHKLDELKIEAKSSELQRIPNNTKEVTLDQFKANMKMLDRFEEDDDVQNVYHNMEITDELLESL